GCTTCAAGGATTGGAGGCTGTTTCTATCTTTAGCTCTTACTTTAAGGTCAAACATGTTGTTAAGGGAAATCAGGTGAATAACAGAAGAATACTATAAAACTTTGCATATTAGTAAGGTGAGTATTAGTAAGGTGTTAAGCAAGGTGTTTTGGCCATACAACCCAGAATATGTTTTGCATGCCtttaacttaataaaaaatgtttaaggtTAAAAATTCAAAACCATAACAgatgttattttttacttttggatatgtctgtattttcaattattatttgtttatttagcagtcgcctttatccaaggcgacttacagagactagggtgtgtgaagtatgcatcagctgcagagtcatttacaaccatgtctcacccgaaagacggagcacaaggaagttaagtgactcgGGTTCAAACAATATGTCAGTGAGAGAGCCACGATTTGAACCacggacctcctggttacaagcccttttctttaacaactggaccacacagccgcctgcatattattttagtaaatacaggtatatttccctttttttctctgTTGTCTACTAGGTTGTTAGATCTTGGTTGATTGAAACAAGGCTGTGCGTATGCAGGTCTATGAGGCCTAGAGGGAATGTTTACACTGGAAAAATGAAAACCATGTACTGTACAACCttgtttatattgtaattttgTGAACATTCATAACACACACTGCAATTTCAGGCTTGTCTAAAAATGTTTTGCACAGTTCAATCACAATGCGACTAATCTGAAAGTTGAGGAGGGTGGGGAGTACAATATAACAAATTGGCTTCTCGCAGCATGACATTTCTTTTCTGGAGAGCGCAGTCAAATCATTTTTCATGTTGATTTGCAAACAGAGAAACTAACGtggaaaaatacaaacatatattttccCTACAGGCAATATCGTAACAAGCACCTGTGACCTGGAATAACActtgtaattgtgtttgttttaaataaacagtgcaacCAAGTAAGTGGGCCCCTTGTCATAAACCATGCCCCCAAGGTATAAAACAGACAGCTATTGTTACAGGTAATATTTACTGCCAAGTAAATGTTACATTCTTAAACTActgtttggcaaaaaaaaaaaaaaaagtgcttcattatatatttcaataatttACATCTGAATGCTCCTATCTCAAAACAATGATTTTGTTTGTCGCATGTTTTTGCTCTCAGTCAGTGAcatcagggttaaaaaaaataaacagtcagaTATCACTACCACCACTACAGGACCACTTCTTGTGTTTATTCATGCTTACTTTGACGAAACCATAATATCTGAAGTACAATAAACACTAACCATAGTCTCTAAACGCAGCACTAATTTCATGCAACACAGTGGTTTCCAACTTTACCCCACGCAGCACTACCAGCATGGTTCCCTTTAAGCAGCGACTGAAAAAAGCAACTAGGATGCACTGAGCTTTTAAGTAGTGATTTGGTGGTGTGGAAATGTTTATACATTTAGAGATTTCTTTAGACTTACTGACTGACCACAAGTGGAGCAGATCAATGGACTTTACATACTGAAGAATCTCTtttgagttttgtaaagaacTGGAGAAGCCTAGCTTCAAAACATATGGAAACTGTGAATGGGTTAAACTGTTCATGAGCAATATGCATACAGAACACCAAGGACTTCAAGTGAATCACTTTAaatcaagtcattattttatccaGTGAACTGAAAGGCAGCATCattcctgtatttgtttttattttaaataaattattttgcattgtaaGCCCCTCAAATCATACTTAAGCATAATGCAGGagcacacagttttaaaaaagcatgatGAAACTGCTACTAATTTAACACAAATCAACTTTGTTTTGGCAAACATGGATGCGCAAACTGGCCACAATCTGTATAGGAGGCCATCCAAGCCCACCCCTTGAAGGCAAACATATCGCTGGACTCCTCTGAATAACACCTTACGGGGCATAACCAGCAGTGACCTCCCTTGAATTACTAATAGTAAGATGGGAGATCCCCGCTCCAACTGCATCTGTGCACACACACCCCCAACTCCAGAGTGAGATCACAGAGATATACTTCTTTTAACCCCTGTTTTGCTTTCAAACAAATCTGATCACATTGTTAGTTCAGTAGGGACTGCAGCTTGCAAGCAAAACAGAAACCACGCGCTTCACCAGTTTTGTGTTTGCTAAGCATTGCAGCCGTTTGTGGACCGCTTGCTACACTGAGGCAGAGGCTTCTTGCTCTTCACGTGGCATGTGCAGGAGGCACAGACGGCACCCGAAAGCCGCTTCAGTCCTTTCCGGAAGACGCTGTTGGAGAGGCTGTAGATGACACAGTTGCAGAAGCTGTTGCTGATGGCCAGCCAGGTGGTCAGGAATGAGGCGACAGGATTGCTGTAAATGTTGGAGCTCTCCAGCAAGAAATAGATGATATAGGGCAACCAGAGGATGTAGAAGACGCTGGTGATGCGAAACAAAACCATAGCGTAGCGCCTGTCCGGGCAGGCCTGGGTGTCGGGAGAGTCTCCCTCCTGCGAGCTGAAGCGTGCTCGGCGGTCATTGATTTCTTTATTGTGCTGCTGACAGATCCGGAATATGTTAAAGTATGTAAAGCAGACTGTTAAAGCAGCCGGCGCATACAGCATCACCACAATAAAAGAGGTAAAATAGGCGTCTGTATCCCAGTTTAAGGCACAAGACTTAAATATGTCCCCGTGGTAGCCCGGTTTGCCCCAGCCcaaaaaggaaggaaggaaaaccAAGCAGGAGTAGATCCAGATAAGAAAAATGCAGACCCGTAGCCTCCATGGTGTGACCAGAGTGTTATACGATAAGGGTCTCGTAATTGCAATGTATCTATCAACACTGATGCAAGCTAACGAAGCCATGGAAACGCTTTTGAGAACAGAAACTATGTATCCGAAAATCTTGCAAGTCACAGACTCCTGAAACCCTGTGGAGTAGTGCAGCAGGGACAATGAAGGGACCAGACAACTCACCCCTACAAAGAGATCAGCGTATGCCATGGTTTGGATGAAATAGCTTGTTGTGTGGTGGTTCAACAGAGGTgcacaatgaaatacaaaaataacaacaaggTTGCCTGAAATAATCAGCACAGTAAGAAAAATAATGATTACAACTTCTAGGATGCAAATGTTGACAGTCTGTGAATAGCTGATGCCCAGGAGACAGAAGGTTTGGCTGGACTGGTTTCCACCAAAGGAAGAGTTCATCTTGAGTGTCTGGCCGTGCTCTTCAGTTTAGGGCTCGGTTTGCAAGCCCTGACCAGTTGTGATTGCTCGCCGGCTGTATTAATGCAGCGtcaaagctctctctctctctctctcccccctccctccttgCAATGCTCACAGATGCTGCTCCGAATTGTCTGCAGTGTAATTTCTCTTTAAATTCAGTGAGCAGTCACCCCTTTCACATGCCAGGAGATAAAACGATGCAGCGCTGCTGCCATGCTtactgagattttaaaaataaataaaaaaggacaggagCTTGAATGAATAACTCATACAAAAGAGCAGCagggatattaaaaaaataaataaataaataagcaggttGTGCACCTGTCGTCAACTTTAACGGGAAAGGTAATTCCGTTTGCCTTTTTAGATAGCTCCCACTGATGCTGCTTCGTTAAACAGCTGACACAGTAAAGAAAAGAAACCCAAAAGGCACCTCTTCGGCTACACCAGCAATTAGATGGACCAAAATATTGCCATTAAAACAGCAGTCTCTGCATGAACAGGTTTAGATCATTGTCCTTTAGTTCAGCTTTAGTTCAGTTTTATCAACACCCCGTAAGACGAGGCATTCCAGCATTCCTTGAAGATCAATTAGCCGTGAAAGAAGAGCGAAGAGGACACAGATATTAGAGTATTCCTCTTGAAACGTGGAGAcaagttcagtttaaaaaaaaaaaaaaaaaaaaagcactgttaaTTCagcgtgaaaaaaaaacatttaaatatccaacaaagataaataaataatccagatATGAAGCTCGGTGGAAGTCCCAGCAGCACAAAGGTGCTGCTCCTCAATCCCAGCCTGGCTTACTGCAGGGTTGAAATAACCTCCCTGGCAGCTTTTCTCTTACTCCTCCCTCTCAAGCCTCTGCCAGTGAAACGACTGCACTGGAGAACAAATGCAGCAGCAAGAAATGTTGCTCCAATTCGACACCGTAGGCATTACTGAATCCCATTTTTCACTTTAGGCTCGAAGCATTAAGACTTCAGCATCCTTCCTAGTTGGAATTTAGACAGCTCTGCCAAGTGCATTGGATTTTTATTACTTGGATTTGAGTCAAAGTAGAAGAGAAAGttgtacaaatacagtacattctgcCCTTTGTTACTGTgagaaaaaattaagaaaacattccTGCTGGCAGCTCAAACAAAACCCTCCTTTTAATCCTCGCTACACATCTTGAGAACCAAAAGCATTTTTTCTCTGCTCATATGCACCTGCTCGCATAACAGCAGCTGTTTCCATATTTAGTATCCACTAATGGAAATtaatatatcaatcaatcacaaGGCACAGTAGTCGTATATTTTAACTGTGGAATTAGAATTTATACTACTTCTAGGATTTTTCTTCTGACAGTTTGTGATGAGACACTTTACAGAAACACCATTGAAAATGCAGATTCCTTGGGATTTCATAGATCAGTCATTTTATAATTTACTCATGGAAATACCATTTAATGTCAGGTGTCACTAACAAAATTACGATATACAAATTGCAAACtgaagtttaatttaattttaccgTATAAAATGTCACACATGTTCAATACAAAAGTACACAGACTTGAAATTCATGCCTCTTTAAAAACAAAGCCACCATGAGTAGCTACAAACCACTTGATATTTATCTGTAACTAACATTTTACTGTCAAACATTTAACGATCTAAGCATAGGGATGATGAATCAATGCTTATCAATTATTAGTGTATCTGATTTTTAAGTGATCTGCAGGAACATGGATTATCTTTGCACAGTTGCTAGAGACGATTCCTCAAAGCAGGGGTTTCcagtcatggtcctggagggccattccactccaggttccACAGCTAAAAttgtatcattaactgcttaaggGTCTTAATGGATGTTTAACtggttcaa
This genomic window from Polyodon spathula isolate WHYD16114869_AA chromosome 52, ASM1765450v1, whole genome shotgun sequence contains:
- the LOC121307083 gene encoding probable G-protein coupled receptor 21, which translates into the protein MNSSFGGNQSSQTFCLLGISYSQTVNICILEVVIIIFLTVLIISGNLVVIFVFHCAPLLNHHTTSYFIQTMAYADLFVGVSCLVPSLSLLHYSTGFQESVTCKIFGYIVSVLKSVSMASLACISVDRYIAITRPLSYNTLVTPWRLRVCIFLIWIYSCLVFLPSFLGWGKPGYHGDIFKSCALNWDTDAYFTSFIVVMLYAPAALTVCFTYFNIFRICQQHNKEINDRRARFSSQEGDSPDTQACPDRRYAMVLFRITSVFYILWLPYIIYFLLESSNIYSNPVASFLTTWLAISNSFCNCVIYSLSNSVFRKGLKRLSGAVCASCTCHVKSKKPLPQCSKRSTNGCNA